Below is a window of Lacrimispora xylanolytica DNA.
ATGGTCATACAGGAGAAAACCAGGCAGGAATAATAGGATTCCAGATGAAGTCCTCCATTAAAGGAACGGAGAGGAATAAAAAATAAGAAAAACAGGAGACATTCGATTTCCATATGCAGCACAACGGCGATGATGACGCTGCAAATAAAATTGAGAAACAGTTCTAAAAAGCTTTGAAATCCGTAAAGGTAAATATCGTAGTTCTCTTTGGGAATGACTCCTTTTTTCATAATGTAATTTGTAAATACAATGGATAGCCGTTCCATCAGCCAACCTCCTGCTTTAATTGTAGGAAAAAAGATTTGAACTCTTTTGTCATGTTTCTCCGCCCTCATAAAGGATGACGGCGGCCTTAAAAATGTTACCTTCTGTCTCTGTTATCACTTCTCCGTTATAAGTGGCAACGGCCTGTTCAATGGAAAGCATACCCATAACATGCTTTGATGGGGAATCTTTTGAGGAATCTTCTAAGGTATTCCATACCACGATGGAGAGGATTTCCTTCTGATAAGTCATTTGAATTCCAATCATTCGTTTTCCGTTTTGGATATGACGGCAAGCGTTCAGGGCATTTTCCAGAAGGTTTCCAAGAATAATCGTAAGGTTCCCATTCTGGAATGGGAGAACAGGAGGTATAAAAATATTGGCGTTAAATTCAATGTGCTCCTTTTGAGCCACAGAGCACTTATAATTCACCAGAGAATCTACCACGATGTTTCCGCTGCGTGAGATTTCATGGATTTTCCTTGAGGTACCGTTTTCCAGCAGGGCTGTTAAGTAATGGACAGCTTCTTCATTTTTATTAGCATTTACCATTCCTAACAGGCAGATAAGGTGCTGTTTGATATCGTGACGAAGCATTCTTAACTCAGCGTCCTGAACTTCCCTTTCCTTTGCCTGCTGATTGCAAAGGTCCAACTGCTGCTCATAAAGCAGGGTCTTTTTCTGGTAATCCGTATTCTGGGCCAGGGACTCAAATACCTCAAAAATCACATAATTAATAAATAAAAGTAAAATGCCTGAAATAAAAGAAAATAATAATTCGTCACTGGATTGATTGCTGATTACAAAGATGTTATGCATGATGTAGATGCTTCCTGCCGGCACAATAAAAAGGATAGCCATATATCGAAAGGAGATATCGGTGATACTTCTCTGCTGCAGGCAGTTGCCTGTGATGATTGCAAAAACAAGCATTAAAATCTTGGAAATAATGTTTCCTGAAAGTCCGGAGCTATCATCAAATTTCAGCATATATAAGATCATGTGGACAATAATCTCCACCAGCATCCAGATCGCACAGATGAGAAATGAAAAGATGGAACACTTTCTTAAGCTTTCCGAATGAGCGCTGCTGGTGACTAAAAATACAAAAAACATGTTTAACAGTAATGTAATGACCGGTGAAAGTGGTTCTCCCATGCCAACGTATACCTGAAAAAGAAAATAGGCGATCCAGACCAGGTAATTAGGCAGTTTTAAGGGAGTAGGAAGAAAAAAAGCATGGATACATTTTCTTATGACCAGGATATAAAAAAGTGCAAGAAACGGGCTTACTATGGCAGTAGAAAGCATATTCACAGGATCAGACACCTGCCTTTCTGCTTGCCAGATCACATAACTGCATCCTTATCTTTTTCTGCCTGTCCTCGCTGATCTGAAGTGTAATCTGCTCACCGTTATTTTCAATGACCAGATTGGAGAAATTCATCTTTCTTACGTAATCATAATTTACCAGATAAGACTGATGGATTCTTAAGTATCGCTGGTTGATTTCCTTTAGATCTTTTTCTACGTCATTTAACTTTCCGTAGAAAAATTCCTCTTCACCATTATTAAGATAAATATGTATGATCCGGTTCCGGCTTTCAAAATAAATAACATCCTTTAGGGCGACCTTTTTGATCTCTTTATTAAAGTTAA
It encodes the following:
- a CDS encoding sensor histidine kinase, producing MIWQAERQVSDPVNMLSTAIVSPFLALFYILVIRKCIHAFFLPTPLKLPNYLVWIAYFLFQVYVGMGEPLSPVITLLLNMFFVFLVTSSAHSESLRKCSIFSFLICAIWMLVEIIVHMILYMLKFDDSSGLSGNIISKILMLVFAIITGNCLQQRSITDISFRYMAILFIVPAGSIYIMHNIFVISNQSSDELLFSFISGILLLFINYVIFEVFESLAQNTDYQKKTLLYEQQLDLCNQQAKEREVQDAELRMLRHDIKQHLICLLGMVNANKNEEAVHYLTALLENGTSRKIHEISRSGNIVVDSLVNYKCSVAQKEHIEFNANIFIPPVLPFQNGNLTIILGNLLENALNACRHIQNGKRMIGIQMTYQKEILSIVVWNTLEDSSKDSPSKHVMGMLSIEQAVATYNGEVITETEGNIFKAAVILYEGGET